Below is a genomic region from Trichomycterus rosablanca isolate fTriRos1 chromosome 15, fTriRos1.hap1, whole genome shotgun sequence.
tcaaaggtATTCAACTAGATCCCAATAACTTAGTTAAAATTTCAGCATATGCAGATGATATCACCGTAATAATAAAAGATCAACAAGAGCTTGAtattttaaaagaacattttaaaacatacgAGTTAGTTTCGGGAGCCAGactaaatcaaaacaaaaccGAAGGAGTTTGGATAGGAGATGATGATATTCAACCCCATATCAATCTAAATctgaaagataaaataaaaattttaggtATATATATAACTAATAGTAAAACTAGagaactaaattgggagaaaaaggaacaaTTAATAAAAGAGGAACTAGAAAAATATAAAGCTACCAATTATATGACACGAATTCAaattataaaaacttttatcttgtctaaattattatttctagCTACAGTTATACCACCCGATGATAAATATATTACAAGATTAAACAAGCaatgtgtaaaatatatatgGGGAACTAATAGAGAAGTAACAAAAAGAGCATTATTatacaaaccaaaaaaacatgGGGGCTTGGGAGCTGTTGATATgggtaataaattaaaaatagcattttgtaaaaatgtaaCACAAGCCATGAATAGAGGTGCAATTTGGGttggaaaaaaagaatattGGTCAAAACAAAAAGGTAAAAAGAGATTAAATATACCATACTACCAACTCCTTTACGGAGATTTTATGTTTAAACATGATCATTTAAATATAGACTGGCTAAATCAAACCAATAaagatatttataatataattaataatcattattatggtGAAAAGATACAATACAGTCAACTAACCGAAGAGGAATCgacaaaagtaagaaaaaatatCTCCTCTAAAAACATCTCTGAAAACATACGCGATACAATATGGTTAATAACGGTTGGAAGACTTCCTGTAAGAGTTATCGTTAAATGGAGTTGCTTTGTAACAACAAAATTATGCCCGATACAGGGCTGTTTACAAGATGAAACCATCGAGCATCTACTAATAAACTGTAGTAGATCAGTTGATATTTGGAacaaaattaaaactttaaacttagatttcgaaataaataaaaaaacaattatgtttGGAATCTTCGAAAATATTTCTCAAAGAATAAATGACCTTTATTGGTTAGTTGTCTGTATTGTTAAtacaaaaatctggaaaactagGTGTAAAATGATTTTCGAGCAATGCAACATACCCCcagatattgtttttaaacaaattgtatGCCATCTTAGAAGACTAAAAAATGAAGACTTGCGCACAAAAAAAACTTCACTTCCTTGGTCAATATTAagattgtaatttattattattattctttttttttttttcacttaaaaaaaataatgtataaaaagggaaaataaaaagaacaagctctgaatatatatattttttctgtatTATTCTACTCTGGATttgtaatgaacattttgaactgatgtaattattttgatgatgtattgatctgtatatatttgtaatgtgattgaattttgttaaataaaactatttaaaaaaggaAGACCGGTGGTACCTGGTAACTGAGTTATTAAACAACTTGCCCTATGTCTCCCAGTGTTGCCTCCTCACCTCCGGTGGGGAGGCACTGGGCTCGGCTTAGATATGTGGGCGACGAGGAAGCTCCAAACCGCTCGGAAGTGGGTTTTCACCTTCTCCAAAGCGAATGGATTAACGCCACAGACATCTACTCCTTTATTGCTctcccaaacagaaaggactttgaaatatgttttttCCGCTCACAGACTTTGGCAAAATTCACCAATATATTTAGTAATGGTGCAGGAAGTGGtttctggaaacactgggaactGGTTTCTTCAATTCCAAATGACGTAAAGTTCATCGTTGTAAAGTTCTGGACTGGAAGAGTTGCGGATGAGGATGTCGATCAGTACATTATGAGGTTTGCACATATACTACAACCTGTTCAAAAACCAGTAGACCAGTTTGGAATATGGTATGGTGTCCGGaggtacaaaataaaagtcaagagGGACGATGGTGGAAACCTAATGCAAATCCCAAACTCCATCTCGATGGGGCCGTACAACGGGAACATCACCTTTCCTGGACAACAACAACGGTGCTACATTTGTACATCGTCAAGTCATCAAGCTAAAGAATGCGACACgattaaatgctggaaatgcgGTCAACTGGGACACAAAGCCAAACTATGTGACAATTCTGAGATCTGCAATTTATGCAGACAAGAAGGACATTCATACTTTTCCTGCCCACAATCGTATAGTAATAGAACTAAAATTCTGCAAAGTCCTTGTACAGTATCCGTCGTAAAGGTTGCAAACACGCAGCTGCCTGCACAGACGCCTTTAACTCAACAGCAAATAGAAGAGGTACTTCCGACTCAAGAGCAAAAGAAAGATCAACAAGAAGAGAGTTCAGATTCTGATGGATCCACCACTACCTCCTCCGATACAGACAGCGACACCGAGGACTCAACATCTTCAAACGCTACATCTGATGAAGAACCTCCCCCGATACCCAAAGTTGATTCAGGTGAAAGACAAACTGACACCACAACAATGAATGATGAAAATTCTGTtcaaacagtaataaaaaaagctaACTCACCTAACACAGTTAACATAGTGGCTGAAAAAAAAGGCATCTCAAAAAAGAGACGTAAAAAAATTTCATCTATAGCGGACACGAGTAAACGAGTAAAAGATGCAGACTAAATATTGTTAGTTGACATCTTACCTGAATGATCTCATTAGGTATTAAACGTAacacttaaattattttaaaatgacattgaatataatatcaataaatgTAAGAGGGATGAAATctgataaaaatatgaatataaaaatagctaaatttatGAATAAACGCTGTGATATAATATGTTCCCAAGAATTAAGATTGACAACTTTAgaagatgtaaaaaaaatgtcttCACTATGGACAATAGGTGAATGTATTATATCAATAGGTAAAGATAGAGCCGACGGAATTGGaatcttttttaaaaaaaaaacagtaagaatAATTAAGACTAGACATCTTGTGCCGGGTCGTCTACTTTTGGTcgactgtttttttaataataaaaaaataagaatcatAAATGTTTATGCACCCACAGATCGTTCAGGTAAGATGAAAATACTACATAAACTTCTCGAGATACTATATGTTGGTTTCCCCGTAATAATGTGTGgagattttaatataatttctgACTTAAAAGATAGAATACCGTATAGGGATATACCTTTATCTAGGGATGgtaaatttttaaacaaaatatgtgAAATGTCAGAGCTAAAAGACGCGTTTAGACAGATTTACCCGATCGATATTGGCTTTACTAGAATGGACAAATCAGTTAAAACAAGGATTGATAAAATATATGTATCACAAAATATACATGTCAAATCGTATAAAACTGAGCTGTTAGTTGATTCTGATCACCTAGCTCTAAATGtaaaactattattatataGATATGAACAAAAAGGTTATTGGAAATTAAATACTCGTTgtttaaaagaagaaataatTATCTCAGAtactaaaaatgaaattaataggATAAAACAACTAAAAGTATTAACAAGATCAAATATTGAATTATGGCAAGTTTTAAAAGAACAAATTAGAATGTTTTTTAAACGAAAATGTAGGGAATTGCATCAACAAAATAACGACATTTATGATAAACTGTTGGATGAATATATtgaattatttacaaaatctggGTTGACCTCTGAAGAAGAGAATagattaaatgacattaaaataaaattaactgAAATTAATGATGAACTAACTATAAGCCCTCAAATGCAAGCAGGTCATGACATAAATCAACCagcaaatattacaaatataattaaacaattaagagaaggaaaatcaaataaatatattgccGGGATACGAAATGATAAGGGAAAAATAATTGAGGATGAAAGTgaaaaatgtatattaataagaaatatttgtgaaaagatgtataaaaaaatagaagtagACATTACAAAAGTGCGGTCCTTTTTGAGTACATGCACAAAAGATACTGTTTATTGTTCAGAAGACCTAGGAAGACCTATATCATGTGATGAAACTCTTATTGCCattaaacaactaaataaaggtAAATCTCCCGGCACAGATGGCATACCCACCGAATTCTATCAGTTATTTAAACAAGATGTGGGGGAATTATTGGCATCCGCTTTtaatgatggaataaataacTGCAAAATGCATGAATCTTTTTATCAAAGTGTAATTaacttaatttttaaaaaaggagATCCACATGATTTTGATAATTGGCGACAAATTACAATAATGAACGtagattataaaatatttgCTAAGATTTTAATGAATagaataaatgaacatttagACAATTTGATAGAATTGGAACAGACATGTGCAATAAAAGGCAGATATATGTGGGACAACTTGAATTCTTTAAGAGagataatgacaaataaaaacattaacgattattttattattgctcttGACCAAAAGAAGGCTTTTGATTTAATATCTAGAgaatatctttggttggtgttgGAACactatgggtttcctcctaaaTTTATACATATGGTTAAGCTATTATATAAAACATCTGTGACACAAGTAAAAGTAAACAGTGTTTTGACAGATTCCTTCTTAGTGGAACGGGGAGTTAAACAAGGCTGCCCCTTAAGTGCAGCCCTTTATGTACTAGCTATTAGCCCTCTTCTAAATAAAATCAAGCATGACCCAAGAATACAAGGTATAAAACTTTCTAAGAACAACATAATTAAAATCTCAGCTTATGCTGATGATATAACAgtctttattaaaaaccaatttgaatacaatatattaaaagaCTATTTTAATGAATATGAAATAATAGCAGGTGCAAAACTTAACCAAATGAAAACAGAAGGTATTTGGATAGGAGGAAATACACAACCCTATCTAGAAGTTAatataaaagaagaaataaaagtacTGGGTATATATGTATCTAAAGACAGAGCACGTGAACTAAACTGGGAAAAGAAAGAAGAGTCAGTGAAACATGAACTGGACAAATTCAAAGGCTCTAACTATAAAACTCGCATACATATtattaaaacctttattttatctaaattattatttcttgCTACTGTTTTTCCACCAgatgaaaaatgtattaatcGCCTGAACAAATTGTGTATTAAATTTATATGGAATACAAATAGGGAGGTAACAAAACGAACCCTTTTGTTTAAACCAAAGTTACAAGGAGGTTTAGGAGCAATCGACTTaggcattaaattaaaaattgcattttgtaaaaacatAGCACAAGCAATGGAAAGGAAGACTAAGTGGATACTAAAGGAATCTGAATGGTTGaaacaaaaaggaaagaaaagaaaagatgtattttattataaacttattTATGGTGATTTCACATTTAAGCATACAAACTTAAATATTGACTGGATTAACTTATCAAATAAagaaatttataaattaattaatacattttatcatGGAGAAACCTTAcagtatagacagacagatttaaatgaaagtaagataataataaagaacataCTCTCTAAAAATATTTCTGAAAATATAAGAGACACTATGTggctaataataaatcatagacTACCTGTTAGAACAATTGTGAAATGGAGTTGCTATGTCACCACCACTAAATGTCCTATACATGGTTGTCTGGAAGAAGAAACAATTGAACATCTTTTGTTGAACTGTACAAGAAACACCAACATTtggaataaagtaaaaacattaaatttggaTTTTGATATAAATATGAGAACAATAATGTATGGTATTTTTGATAATGTACATACAAATATTGAAGAATTTTACTGGctaattatttgtgtggtgaatACAAAGATTTGGAAAACAAGATGCAAAATAATTATAGACCAAATTAATATAAGTGctgacattgtttttaaacagattGTTTGTCACTTAAGACGGTTGCGAACTGAAGATCTTAAAGCTAAGAAAAAATTTCCATGGTCGATACTTAAGTTGTAAAAATTTGTATGTAAtagattttatgttttgtatgtGTTATTGCTGTGTTCTTTATCTGGTTCGGattgtaatgtaatgataataacTTTGTTCTGAAAATCATGTCTTAATAAAGATCATATTTAAAAAGGAAGACCGGTGGTAAGGCTAGAGCTAAGGCCAAGACTCGTTCATCTCGTGCCGGACTTCAGTTCCCCGTGGGCCGTGTTCACAGACTGCTACGTAAGGGTAATTACGCCGAGCGTGTGGGAGCTGGAGCTCCTGTCTACTTGGCTGCCGTGCTGGAGTATCTGACCGCTGAGATCCTCGAGTTGGCTGGTAACGCCGCCAGAGATAacaagaagtctcgtatcattcctcgtcatctgcagttggccgtgcgtaacgacgaggagttgaacagactgcttggaggtgtaaccatcgctcagggcggtgtgctgcctaacatccaggctgttctgtTGCCCAAGAAGACCGAGAAACCATCCAAGGCCAAGTAAAGTCGCTCTCGTGTTATAaccaaaaggctcttttaagagccacccatttccacagaaaaagtGCAATTTCTTCAGCTAAtgtgtaaacaaaacaaatgtaatatCGTTTCATAGACTCACACGGCATAAAACACGTGATTTATCacgttaaaattaacaaatcaatatgtacgatttattttttccctttctATCTTATCTTTACATATATccctatatatgtatacattagcCAAGTTATAGATCACTTGCAGTAACAAAACCAACAATATAGACgattaaaagtggtgcaacaaacgtgtttgtgtaatacacatgaaacaaaaataataataatgctaataataactaacaacaagcaaaatgaacgaaatattcaataatatattttttaaaaaggtatataCTTTAAATGCGATTGTAAGCTGTGTtctaaaagcacaaagaaagaaaggaaagtaTTATAAATCCCGCCAACAGCATAGAGGAAATATTATGTTTTTTGAAACGAGGCAGCGGCAGAACGCCGACCAGTAAGCGACATTTGACGTAAGCACGTTCGTCCAATGAGAAAAGAGCGTCATCAAGACGCCCAATGAGCGCGGAGCGGCTCTGGTACTTAAATAGAGCGTGTTGGGCGGGCTAACATATTGTGTTCTACCGTTCGTGAAGTGCGGAGTTCCAGACGCGATGGCAAGAACCAAGCAGACCGCGCGTAAGTCCACCGGTGGTAAAGCGCCGAGGAAGCAGCTCGCCACTAAGGCTGCCCGCAAGAGCGCCCCGGCTACTGGCGGTGTGAAGAAACCTCACCGTTACAGGCCAGGTACCGTGGCTCTGCGTGAAATCCGCCGTTATCAGAAGTCCACTGAGCTGCTCATCCGCAAGCTGCCCTTCCAGCGCCTGGTTAGAGAGATCGCTCAGGACTTTAAGACCGATCTGCGCTTCCAGAGTTCTGCCGTCATGGCTCTGCAGGAGGCCAGTGAGGCTTACCTGGTCGGTCTGTTCGAGGACACCAACCTGTGCGCCATCCATGCCAAGAGGGTGACCATCATGCCTAAGGACATCCAGCTGGCCCGCCGTATTCGCGGAGAGCGGGCTTAAACGAACCCACTCCATCCAGTTATCcccaaaggctcttttaagagccacttacatgcttccactgaaatgggcacttttcataactttttttatttattttttattccatCGTGTGTGCGTGTTCCGAGTTATAATTTAGTTATATTTATCAGTTATAAATATTAGGAAAAACTGTTTAatatgttttggtgtgtgtagaGATGTACTTCACATGTTCTTACAACAATTATAAACAAGGTTACATAAGTACAGCTGATTAAAGATTGACAGGTGTCTTATAAcacatgattaataatgtttatagtggTGTATGTTTATGGGGTTCTATAAAGCATAtagaatattatattatattttatgtaatataaaaaattgttAGGAGGATttagtggtgttggtgttgcacggtgtacacagtctgtattttacacagagatggtattaactgattgtagtgtaatctacagtatggctgtacattggtagaaTGCAAACACGCTGGATGAAGGCATAAGGAATGAGCAGAATATTGaatgtagggcagtggtagctcagtggttaaggcactggactagtaaacagaaggttgccggttcaagttgccactgttgggtccctgagcaaggcccttaaccctcaattgctcatcatgttcagctcattgtgtaagtcgctttggaaaaaagcgcatgctgaaaatgtaaatgaatgttaaccataagactggttattgtaataatggtaataaaacaaccgtattcacaattatgccttttctaatttggtatttcatgtgtttcagtcgccactgtgtgtgtgtgtgtgttttcttttatgtatgtatacttttatgtatttttatgtaatataaaaattgtTAGGAGGATTTAGTGGCGTTGGTGTTGCACGGTGTACACAGTCTGTattttgtactgtgtgtgtgtgtgtgcgcgcgcgtgtAACTTTAACCTTTGCCCTCTGAGTCCCGCAGCACCGACTCCCATTTCTGACGGGTTTTTGTCAccgtttgcaggttctccggcTGGCACTCACACTCAGGCTGGAACTCATTGTTCTCACTACCTGATCTGAAGGCATGAGGACCCAGGTGTGGTTCATCACCTCCAGGTGCGCCTTGTGTTCCTAGGCAGCACAGATGATATCTGTTGAGCTCAATTTAAGCCCAACCTCCTTCTAACCCAAACTAATATAACCCCATGTTTCACTTCAGTAAAAAAATAGACGCCCATGGCAGTTTTTATCTATTGCACTCACAGTTCTATTCGCgaacacattacggtgaagctggatacactcacacacacctaaatcATAACTGAGTTCACATATACggacacatttctaaaacaacacatggctcctACACTTACACAACCGATtcaaatctattttttttttttttataattctttttaaaactcagaaatggctttaacacagctaacactgaaacataaaatgtcttctttcacttatttggattttattgatacacagctttgaccactttcactttaatcaagatgtgtctgactttgaaatatgtttatgaaacgttatgctttagcagaatatgacttataacttcccatttctcacaatacagtgaaatatacaaacacatttttaacacagatgtcacttataaagacttgCATCAGTATTGTTCGGCACAGACAAATCCAAACActgctttacacattttttatgtgtttaatgtattcattgtttatgtatttttttagttattcactcatttatgaCCCTAACACCCACTTTAACAAAACATCTATGGCTCTAGCAGTCCAGGTGACACATATtcagggccagctgtagcctagtggttaaggtactaggccagtgaccagagggtcactggttcaagccccaccactgctaggttatcactgttgggcccttgagcaaggctcttaaccctcaactgctcagactgtacactgtaatattagtcgctttggataaaggcgtctgctgaaaatgtaaatattcacctattttacttttttcttaaactctctctctctctctctctctctctctctctctctctctctctctctctctctctctcacacacacacacacatccgcaaaagctagcaacaaacactggtgttgtccatttatatattacacattccaACACAATTTTACCCTCATGTTCTATTTACCCTACACCTCCTCCTACACTGCTGCAGGTGTTTtagttctttgtttttatcataacgtgtctctaatgctacttttacaagcactgaaaggtttttaaagctatttgtttgtttcaaaTTCAATTTTCACTACAACTGTACTGATTTGAACTAAAATGAATTTTTGATTATACACTGCTGTATTCTCCCACACTGTCTTTCCATATTcctaatatgtttttttttggctacactgtcatgtctctaatggctgtttgtcccacctaattgtacaatttttaaaaaaatgcgaCAAACATGGCGATTATAGTAAATTGTAATAGGGTTTAGGATTGTTCCTTTGTTTGTCTTTCTTTGTTCTGGCACAACATGTTTAGAAAAAAATtcttaacattaaacattagttaCATATTAGTTCGTTTATATtcggtttttaaaacatgtatcgacctcagattaagcgggaacagacaacaaagaacagattctagtgaatggggcagaagggggcgtggaacggtatgttgtctgtccaatagaaacccaggaccttggacCAATCAGAGTTACGTGTTCCAACTTGGCTTACTCAGCATGCAGGGTTAATAAAGCGGGCGTGTAGAGCGTCTACATTCACTTGCAGTTTGTTCTAGAGGaaacagcagcatcatgccCGAACCAGCGAAGGCCGCGCCCAAGAAGGGCTCCAAGAAAACCGTCACCAAGACCGCCGGCAAAGGAGGTAAGAAGCGCAGAAAGGCCAGGAAGGAGAGCTACGCTATCTACGTGTACAAGGTCCTGAAACAGGTCCACCCTGATACCGGGATCTCCTCCAAGGCTATGGGCATCATGAACTCCTTCGTCAACGACATTTTCGAGCGTATCGCTGGTGAGTCCTCTCGTCTGGCTCACTACAACAAGCGCTCCACCATTACCTCCAGGGAGATCCAGACCGCCGTGCGCCTGCTGCTTCCCGGTGAGCTGGCCAAGCACGCCGTGTCCGAGGGTACCAAGGCCGTCACCAAGTACACCAGCTCCAAGTAAAGCGCCTTAGTCGCTCTGGCAAACCAACggttcttttaagagccacccatcttatcaagttaagagaattttcctctttttaaatattatatctgAATATGTTATACACACTTTATCTAGCTAGCTTCCCTTGTTTGTaatacttgatttttttttatttattaatatattactagTTTTGGGCACTGTTGTTTTTCACGAGTTGTCCACGACTGTCACTATGTGGTGAGTTTAGGAGCTTACACACAATAAAATATCACTACTCTTAAAAAAGATATTATAATACACTCAGAGCTGTAGAGAGAGAGTTgctacactccttgatctcgccaaacaaacccggtgctgttaaaataaaaaaaaaaaacgataactaactgtaactgtattagGCGTTTACAAAACTAACGAGAACGTACTAAAATTATAGATAACTATAATTATATTAGCCTTCGTTTTCGTgttcatcattttatttatgagcATTGTGAACTGATATGAAATCGATGTTTTCCACTCGAGCAGTTTTAGGTGAGCTGCCGGCACCGTACGGTACCTCATGCGGTCTTTCCCAATCCgctccctcctcactaacactccactacagagggaccctccacgtgaacgcgcaaacggaggcggagtggagagggggagtgagtagggagcggattgagaTAGGGGGGGATTGGGCTCCCTGACGGCACTTCATGTTTACATTCCGTTTCTGCTCTCCACGCTAGCCTGCAAAATGACCACAGCAAAAGTTAAGTTGATGTTTTTCTGATGTGTCatgaattagtttatattattattagggctgtcgttaatcgcggagatttttttaatcaaactatttttattgagcTGTTGGTGTCACGTAAATTtgcgtctctgtggtaatttttgtttcttaaaagtgcatgaagcagaactctGATGAACAGAACTTCTGATagcttccctacacactcgctccctgtgcccctatagtacacttaacattcttaaagggccagacactagatgtataattcacattacatgacaggtgagaggaaacatttttaaggaaaaatagttcttgtgtgaattaca
It encodes:
- the LOC134328903 gene encoding histone H2B-like isoform X3, which codes for MPEPAKAAPKKGSKKTVTKTAGKGGKKRRKARKESYAIYVYKVLKQVHPDTGISSKAMGIMNSFVNDIFERIAGESSRLAHYNKRSTITSREIQTAVRLLLPGELAKHAVSEGTKAVTKYTSSK
- the LOC134328922 gene encoding histone H3 — protein: MARTKQTARKSTGGKAPRKQLATKAARKSAPATGGVKKPHRYRPGTVALREIRRYQKSTELLIRKLPFQRLVREIAQDFKTDLRFQSSAVMALQEASEAYLVGLFEDTNLCAIHAKRVTIMPKDIQLARRIRGERA
- the LOC134328421 gene encoding histone H2A-like, with the translated sequence MTQEYKIVCHLRRLRTEDLKAKKKFPWSILKLSYLKRKTGGKARAKAKTRSSRAGLQFPVGRVHRLLRKGNYAERVGAGAPVYLAAVLEYLTAEILELAGNAARDNKKSRIIPRHLQLAVRNDEELNRLLGGVTIAQGGVLPNIQAVLLPKKTEKPSKAK